In a single window of the Gossypium hirsutum isolate 1008001.06 chromosome D02, Gossypium_hirsutum_v2.1, whole genome shotgun sequence genome:
- the LOC107907647 gene encoding uncharacterized protein, translating to MFGSDVPGSDASENDVSNRIRVNLDGLNMDGIEVDELCDSDDSGRLDSAHESDLENDMSNPRLKVGMLFKSKSSLKEAAKHYGRLNSYFIKFPKNDLKWLKTVYSEKCSWFIWASRLNPNDPTDQTWQIRSSNPNHTCSKVYKNKNVTSAWIGEHYKEKFIADPDYSMKSLQQDVKRDLCCIVSLTKCRRAKLKALELIKGAHKAQYEKIYEYLLEVRMQNEGSATIYYLDNRLFQRIYVYLQACKDGYKAGCRRIVGLDGCFLKGYYGVYLLATIGIDANNGSYPIAYVAVESENQAPWLWFLELLAIDLEIMILEARGKPILTMMEIVRTKIMLLIVKKEEDEKWKGTLCVPSHAGGDKYQVEYGPSN from the exons ATGTTTGGCAGTGATGTGCCTGGTAGTGATGCATCTGAAAATGATGTGTCTAATAGGATAAGAGTTAATTTAGATGGTCTAAACATGGATGGTATAGAAGTAGATGAACTGTGTGATAGTGATGATTCTGGGAGGTTAGATAGTGCACATGAATCTGACCTAGAGAATGACATGAGCAATCCTAGACTTAAGGTTGGAATGTTATTTAAGTCTAAAAGCAGTCTAAAAGAAGCTGCCAAGCACTATGGTAGGttgaatagttattttattaagtttcccAAAAATGATCTAAAATGGTTAAAGACAGTCTATAGTGAAAAATGTTCTTGGTTCATATGGGCCTCTAGACTAAACCCTAATGACCCTACTGACCAGACTTGGCAAATTAGGAGTTCAAACCCTAATCATACTtgttctaaagtctataaaaataAGAATGTAACATCAGCTTGGATAGGTGAACATTATAAAGAAAAATTCATTGCTGATCCTGATTATTCTATGAAATCATTACAACAAGATGTCAAAAGAGATTTATGTTGCATAGTCTCACTAACCAAATGTAGGAGGGCTAAACTTAAGGCATTGGAATTAATTAAAGGAGCTCATAAAGCTCAATATGAGAAGATTTATGAGTATTTGTTGGAGGTTAGGATGCAAAATGAGGGATCAGCAACAATCTATTATCTGGATAATAGGTTGTTTCAAAGGATATATGTCTATCTACAGGCATGCAAAGATGGCTATAAGGCTGGTTGTAGGAGGATAGTAGGTTTAGATGGATGTTTCTTGAAGGGCTACTATGGTGTCTACTTACTTGCAACTATTGGGATAGATGCAAATAATGGCAGCTATCCTATTGCATATGTTGCTGTTGAAAGTGAAAACCAAGCACCATGGCTTTGGTTCTTGGAGTTGCTCGCAATAGACTTGGAAATT ATGATACTGGAAGCAAGAGGAAAACCTATTCTGACCATGATGGAAATAGTAAGGACCAAGATTATGTTGCTTATtgtcaagaaagaagaagatgaaaaatggAAAGGAACGTT GTGTGTTCCATCACATGCTGGTGGGGACAAGTATCAAGTTGAATATGGTCCAAGCAACTAG
- the LOC107908475 gene encoding E3 ubiquitin-protein ligase PRT1 produces MEKEEKTNINIDETLTETMKDECLEQHQQRKGEAEGEREATNDLPSEEFFDEFQCCICLELLYKPVVLACGHMSCFWCVYNAMNHVHESHCPICRCPYNHFPSVCQMLHFLLLKLYPVAYNRRERQVREEEKRAGHFSLQFDQNLVEPNLCENSDILRNNNTCAHLQMDGHSESCSNVLESSSFRDSPKTTMEDENGIMSNSESLEVDAVALNQGKTSLSNDSEHRDEKVVSVADLLCAACNRLLFRPVVLNCGHVYCETCLVIPKDEMLRCQVCKSLQPNGFPGVCLILHHFLAKQFPEEYSARLKEPNCTQAPRCANQLTSISSDVYSSWFFGNGPKVHVAVGCDYCGMSPIIGERYKCKDCVEKIGFDLCESCYKSPATIPGRFNQQHKPDHQFKIVQPLSIRDLMLRLNSEQSDDDDDGGSDASEHMDGASHTPGMQADESNGVSQEPEDISPLIFSVDVSLDQEDNSEDPSDNISSGLT; encoded by the exons ATGGAGAAAGAGGAGAAAACCAATATCAATATCGATGAAACCCTAACTGAAACAATGAAAGATGAATGTCTGGAACAACATCAACAACGAAAAGGTGAAGCGGAAGGGGAAAGGGAAGCAACCAATGATCTTCCTTCTGAGGAATTCTTCGATGAGTTCCAATGTTGCATTTGCCT GGAACTACTTTACAAGCCTGTTGTATTAG CCTGTGGGCATATGTCATGCTTCTGGTGTGTCTACAATGCAATGAATCATGTTCATGAGTCCCATTGCCCCATTTGTCGGTGCCCATACAATCATTTCCCTAGTGTCTGTCAGATGCTGCATTTTTTGCTCCTGAAGCTGTATCCTGTAGCTTATAATAGAAGGGAAAGGCAAGTGAGAG AAGAAGAGAAGAGAGCTGGCCACTTCTCACTTCAGTTTGATCAAAATTTAGTTGAACCAAATCTTTGTGAGAATTCAGATATTCTGAGGAATAACAACACTTGTGCTCATCTCCAAATGGACGGGCATTCAGAAAGTTGTTCAAATGTTTTGGAATCATCATCATTCAGAGATTCACCTAAAACAACTATGGAGGATGAAAATGGTATAATGAGTAATTCAGAGAGTCTTGAAGTTGATGCAGTTGCTCTGAACCAAGGAAAGACCTCGCTAAGCAATGATTCTGAACATAGAGATGAAAAGGTGGTTTCTGTTGCTGACTTACTCTGTGCTGCATGCAATAGGTTGCTCTTTCGACCAGTTGTTCTCAATTGTGGCCATG TATATTGTGAAACTTGTCTTGTTATTCCAAAGGATGAAATGCTCAGGTGTCAAGTTTGTAAAAGCTTGCAACCAAATGGGTTTCCGGGTGTTTGTTTGATTCTACACCATTTCTTGGCAAAGCAGTTTCCTGAGGAATATTCAGCAAGACTCAAAGAACCCAACT GTACACAAGCTCCACGATGTGCAAACCAGCTGACATCAATATCTAGTGATGTATACTCATCATGGTTTTTCGGCAATGGGCCAAAAGTTCATGTTGCAGTGGGCTGTGATTATTGTGGG ATGTCACCAATAATTGGGGAGAGATACAAATGCAAAGACTGTGTGGAGAAAATAGGTTTTGACCTATGTGAATCATGCTACAAATCTCCGGCCACAATCCCGGGCCGATTTAATCAGCAGCATAAACCAGATCATCAATTTAAAATTGTACAGCCGTTAAGCATACGGGACCTTATGCTAAGACTGAACTCTGAACAgtctgatgatgatgatgatggtggcTCAGATGCTTCGGAACATATGGATGGTGCTTCTCATACTCCTGGTATGCAAGCGGATGAAAGCAATGGTGTTTCTCAAGAGCCTGAAGATATTTCGCCTTTGATATTTTCAGTTGATGTCTCCTTGGATCAAGAGGATAACTCTGAGGATCCAAGTGATAATATTTCATCAGGTTTGACTTAA